The DNA sequence GAGATAGAACACAATGATTCTCAATacggtatcagagccatatcccttGCGGGCAAGTGATCTACCATCTTGAGGgagaatattataaatattatcccacatagaataaatggtagaATATTGAGCCATTTATAAAAACACGAGCTACTCCACTCAtcaccaattggttttgagttgGAACACTATAATTTTCAATATTCTTAAAATCATACTAATGCTAGTGTTatccagcaaaaaaaaaatactaatggtAATCAAATCTTGAGGgagaatattataaatattatcccacatagaataaatggtagaATATTGAGCCATTTATAAAAAAAGCATTTCTTTCAAAACAaacatttaattggttttgagttgGAACACTATGATTCTCAATATTCTCAAAATCGTACTAATAGTAGCGTTATCCagcaaaaaaaatactaatgatAACCgaaatttttcaatatttatttaattaaaatatttaaaactcCGTATTAAATTATACATAGCATCTTTGCACCTTAAAATGCCTCCTaccatttttataaaatttacaaGCAATCCTTATACATACCATACAAGAAAGGAGCACCTTCTTGAACAACGTGGCACCACCATATTGGTCACAAGTATATAACTTGGGactgtttattttattatattttatataatagggATGCACAACTTTTAGGTTTTGTTATTAGTAAATGAATATTATATTGGAAACTTTGTATATGGACAAATAAAACTACTATAAtagtaaatataattataaaatttatataatttatttacttttttatttttgaaaatcgatGATATTAAATAAAAGACCTAAAGGCAgtggcggacccagaatttaaagtgaggggggcgtaaataaatttaaaaagaaaatataaagtgtagttagtagggtttgaacctttaccctctaacctatttaccaaataccttaaccattacaccaagattactattatgtctataaatatcatcttttaatacaaatatatgttgtaactaattaaaatacatatatttttttctcgattttttttttcagggggggcagtcgccccccctcgctacaatgtgggtccgcccctgCCTAAAGGTCTTGGCATAAAGGAGACCTGTAAGTGTAAGTAAAGTAACCAGTAGTGTTCATAGTTATGGTTCTTTCGCCAACATTAGAACATTTTTAAAGAATTGTTATAAAGATGGtatataagtatttttttagcTTATATTTATACAATTGAACTTTAATAGTGGTGTATTTAGTTTAAATATAAcacatattaaaaatttatcaaaTTTAATACGAAATATaatatagaatattttattttttgaaaataaaatcatcATTTTATTAAACGATTAATTCAGTTACCAAACAAGGCAACAACTCAACAGGAACATTGTCCAAGTTGAAACAATGATCAGGGTGGAATATAGCAGCTCTAGCCAAAGAGTGAGCAACTATATTTACTGatcgttttacaaaataaaaagaaacattaCGCAAAGCATGAAATAAAGTTTTACATTCGCTAATCACTCATTCACTAATATAGAATAaattttgtttcaaaaaaatatagaataaatTTTATACTacaataaataatacatttttatttattttttttatcactcATTAAGGtaactaatagttttgttatattctcacgTTTTTACATTTTGTTATAAAAAGTAAAGTTAAttttaccattaatgtatttgagtacaattataaattttggatcaaatataatattaactATTTTGTAAgctaaatttaacacaaaatttataccattaattaaaaatagtCTTTTAAACTACAAAATTGGAAAGTTAAAAATTTTTGGTAAAATTATAGCATTGGAGAAGCTTAAACTTCTCTTTTTGCAATTGACTCCTAGGCCAAAATACATTGCCATGAGATGTAATTCAGCTTCAGCTTCAGCTTCTTAtatgtaattttcttttttttgaaacaagctTCTTATatgtaaattaaaataatatattcagTCATtgtacttaaaaaaataagaccagttaaagaaaaatatattacatAGCCAACttgcatgaaaaaaaaaaatcaagaataaatatatattttttacaatTCCTTTAAAAAAATCCACCTTTTATCCTCCCAAGTTTTATGTATAATATATTACCTTTTATAAATGATAATTAAGGATTACTTTAATTGGACTTATCCCACTTGTCTCACTAATAATTATAAAGCCTTTACTCTATTAAAGCATTAAAGAACATTtactataaataaacaaattaaacaaaagaaaATCTTATTGATTTAAGACTACACTTATCAAcataaaaaaatccaaaaagaaaaaaaaaaccaaaatttgAGATTTTAGGCATTGACTTTGATGAATATATTACCATTTGAAGGTTCcatttcaattttaatattcaaaataaaagagaaaaataaaggaAGAAATTGTAATGTAAATCTATTGTCTATGGCCATTACTACCAACTCAGCACACGGACTAAGGTAAAGGCACATTGGGTTGGTCTCAGATCGACGCGTGGCCAAACTCAACTCAACTCAACTCTTCTGCCTTTCTTCCAATTCTCACTATATATCCAAAGTCTATATAAAACCACTCCTCCGTACGTACTCATTTCAACTCAACCAATTACAATACTTTCAACATAACCGAAAGAAATCATTCATTATAGAATAAGGTTCTTTCTCACTTCTCAatactctcttctctctctctctcttctctttcctCTTACGCTATCTCCGATCGGATTTTCATTCTCAGATTTGTGTTAATTTGAAAAGCAGCGAAAATGCACGGGAATCAGTTGCTTCTCGAGGAGCCTATAAGGATGGCTTCGATTTTGGAACCTTCTAAGCCTGTAAGTGATTTTGTTGCTTTCTCTTTGGTTATACTTGTTTTGATCAGCTACTGCGTTTGATTTGTGAGAAAAAGCGGGAGGAAAAGAGCGAGggaatttgaaaaagaaaatgagTGACGTGTGGAATATGTGACGCTTtgtttgaattttgttttgtgAAATTGTTGTGTTGATTTTTCGTGGAAAATGACCGATCAAGGCAGTTGGTTGAGGATTTAGAATTTTTGGTTTGCTTTTCATTTACTACTGATTTTGCTCTCGTCAGGCTttgaattttaagaaaatattgtTGATCTGTTTCTCTTTTTCTGTGAACTGAAGTTAAATCCAATTGTCAATTAGTGAAGTCCACGACAACAACCAGGCACTTTGATTTTGTCGTGTATATATGTATCAGTGTTTATATATTTTGGGAGAATTGAAGCAATTATTGGCTCATAAATTTGGAAATGTCTTGCGTTTGACTTGACAAGTTGAGTTTAGTGTGTAGCTTACTTGATTTTGAAGTGTCAGTGAATATTTTCGCTACAATTCATGAAAAAGAGTTGCAGCTCATGATTTTTATCTGATATGGTCTGGATTATTAACCCTGCAGACTGTTTATCCTTCGATGACGAAGATTGTTGGGACACTTGGTCCGAAATCGCGTTCTGTCGAGATCATTTCTGATTGCCTGAATGCCGGAATGTGTGGTActaatcactttttttttttctcatttgtCCTTATCagctttttaaaaatttaacgtTATAGTGGGTAGATATTTCTATCTGAGATTTGAGTAATTTTTACTGACAATTTTTTACTTTctgtttttcttttccttttttagTGGCAAGGTTCGATTTTTCATGGGGTGATATTGACTTCCATCAAGAGACATTGGACAATTTGAGGAAGGCAGTCAAGAGTACCGATAAGCTCTGTGCTGTATGCCCTTTTTCATTCTTACATCCTTGCGATCTGTAAATAAACTCTGAATTTCTTTTTTCAGTTTCCTGCTATTAGCGGTTTTTGTATGATTAATACTTTTGGGTGCTTCTATTTTTTGCTCAGTGGGTCTTAATtaggttttttgtttttatttttggctAATTTTTTTACCCtttgaaatattacaaatcaGGTCCCCTAAATTTTTAACGTAAAAAATGCCTATGAAGTATtgaaattgttgaatttaaggacttttgtccgatttttgtaaaaaaagtaaaatttatgagacataatttagtatatataaAAGTTCGAGGGAGGTAGATATTAAAGTCTgaatgatttagtacataaacaatcattaaaatagtaaaattgaataaaattagacaaaaattttAAACGGAGAaatttttaaggggaaaaaatcttaattagatattatttttaatagtatattatcAAAATATACACTTGGCCCTCgtctctctcattttttttaaataaaaaattctttctatattattaatttttaattcatttttttacaGGTTTTGTTGGACACAGTTGGTCCCGAGTTGCAGGTAGTTAATAAAGCTGAGCATCCCATCTCCCTTGAAGCTGATACTTTGATTGTCCTAACACCGGATCAAGAGAAAGAGGCCACTTCAAATCTTTTACCCATAAATTTTAGGGGACTGGCAAAggttttatttatgttattttctatttcctTGTCATTTTTCTTCTCTGGTTTTTTgccttatcattttttttttggcagcaTTAATAAGTCGTGTTAAATCCACAGAGTTACggctctttttctttttcattgcaCGAAGTATAGTGATTAACATGATTTGGCTTTTGACAAATATCAAGCATTTGTTGCATGTCACTCTGCAATACTTTTGATGCGTatttgtctattatgttaagaAATGATCTGCCTTTAATTGCTTTTCCTTTTCTGTTGTTTTCTTTTCCTAATGCACAATCTTATTTGTAAGCTtataatttatgtttgtttgaACTCATCTCATtattgacattttaaatgttttttCCAGGCAGTGAAGAAGGGTGACACTATTTTTATTGGTCAATACCTTTTCACGGGGAGTGAAACGACTTCAGTGTGGTTAGAGGTAAGGAATCTTGAAAACTAAATTTCATTATTTAGTTGACGGTTATATAACTCAACACACTACTTTAGGCATGACAAATTAACTTaacttatcaaatatttttgTTTCATCTTAACAGTCACTAGACTTATGCATTACTTTGTAATCCAAGTAAGCTTATTTAAACAACCTTATGCAGGAATTCCCTACAAAACAGAGATGTTATTACTTAGCTTCagataaatatttgtatttAGATCTATGTGGGGTGTAAGATGAGAACTTCAAGGAACTCTGAAGTTCTGCTTACTACTAAATTTGATatgttctttttcttcttcttctgtagAACTTGAACCAATGGCCttgcaaattactctttttttatcctattttcaaaatattttcctaGAAAGGGAAGAAAATGAATTCTCGCATCCAGTTTCTCAAGTTTCTCGTATCCAATGCAGGTAAGTGAGATAAGCGGTGAAGATGTGGTTTGTATCATTAAGAACTCTGCTACCTTGGCTGGATCATTGTATACTTTGCATGTTTCTCAAATTCGTATTGATCTTCCTACACTCACAGATAATGATAAGAAGGTAAGTTTGATGGTGTTGGCATGAACCTGCAAATGCTAAACTTTCTATGTGTTCAAAGAAATTACTTTTCCTGCTATTACTTGAGTTTATGAACTTCTGGATTTATTGTCTGACTGCCATTCAGGTTATAAGCACATGGggtgttaaaaataaaatagatttcCTCTCGCTATCATATACCCGGCATGCTGAAGATGTTCGTCATGTGAGGGCTACTTCTACTTTGTTTTGTGTCTCTTCTTATACATAATAGAtgatttgaaggatttccccATCTTCATTTTCTCTGCTGCATTCTATATCTAAGGTTAGTTTCACGTTTAGATTTCaattttcttattagttttCTGTTGTCCCTCTTATGCAGGCTCGTGATTTCATCTCTAAATTAGGTGATCTCAACCAAACTCAAATTTTTGCGAAGATTGAGAATATAGAGGTCAGCCATATTGACAAATGTATAATTGATtatgtcatttgctttctgctaGATACTGCCTGTACAGTAGACTCAATATACACCAAAGTGATGTTACTTGGGTTTTTTAAATttgcattttttaaatttgCAGTTTAATTCTGTAACCATATTCAATTCATATCATATTAGTACGTACAACTCACATCTACATGGATTAGGatgtttatataaaataaatatctttagtCTGCCATTATTCTCTTCTCCTTTTCATCACATTGTGATTCTTAACATGAAATgcctctctctctatctttcCAGGGATTAACTCATTTTGATGAGATTCTACAAGAAGCAGATGGTATCATTCTCTCTCGTGGAAATTTGGGGATAGATCTGCCACCAGAAAAGGTCAGCTTTTTTGTTGCAGCTTTTGCATCAGTGTatcaaaatgaaaagaatttgATCATGCTCTTCAATTAATGTTCTGAATAATAATTATGATATACAGTATGTACATGGCTATATGATCAGATGAGAAAATTATATTGAATATAGATGAGTGCATGAATTTGGTGAGAAATACAGCCAAAACCTGCACATTTACTAGCATGGCTGAATGAAATATATGATGGTGTATATAAATGTGTGACTTAGCACTTATTTGATGTGAATATGAATAATTTTGGTCAAGACAGGGACAGTTTCGTACTTCAAGAAATTGATTTCAGTGCTGTCCCTGAATTTCTTCTTCCaaagtttttacaaaaaataattctGGGGTGACAAGAATTTGGCTGAAAGTGGCCCTGATCTTGATTAATATGGTATTTACAGTAAACAGGGATAGGTGACTCACATATTCTGCTATGTGCGTTTTCTTGATATGAGAGGTTACTTTTTAAAATGAATCTTTATGGTAAAATCTGGCTTGGATGTGCTAGTAATTTTCTTGATATTATTGTAggtatttttatttcaaaaagctGCTGTTTACAAATGCAATATGGCTGGAAAGCCAGCTGTGGTGACTCGTGTTGTAGACAGTATGACTGAAAATCTGAGGCCCACACGTGCTGAAGCCACAGATGTTGCAAATGCAGTATTGGATGGTAATGCTTAGTCTTCTAACGTTGAAAAAGGTTTTTCTTTCTTGTTATGATGATATCATAGTTTGATTGTGCTGAATAATGGGATGTTACTTTTCTTTTAGCTGGTGGTGccaaaacttgttttttttcctAGTGTCACTTGTGTATTTACTTCTTGCTGCTAATATACTGTGGAATATCTTAGCAATCTCAAATCTCATGTAAATTTACTATTGGTTTAGGGACCGATGCAATAATTCTTGGTGCTGAGACTCTTAGGGGTGTCTACCCTGTAGAGACTATCTCCATAGTTGGAAAGATTTGCGCCGAGGTAGAATCTTGTTTTAGTCAGAACTCAAGTTTTGTCttgtttttctcttttcttagcATTCAGACTCTGTTTATTCACACACAAAGATGTATATTTATATCTATAAGTTTTGTATACATAATGCATTTGCATTTATTTAAGGAAAACTTTGAGATAAGGCTTCCCAATTTGGTAATTGAACTATGTAATACTGAGTTTCACTTTTATATATGTTATGTTTTGttgtaaaaagaaagaaattatcTGAATAGTTAGGACACCTAGAGCGGATTATAGCCACCAAAACTATTCCTCATGCGCACTATATGTGTATGTCACACTCTAAAGTGGATTTATTTTACTAAATGCTGTATGCAGGCAGAGAAGGTTTTCAATCAAGATCTATATTTCAAGAGGACTGTTAAATATGTTGGCGAACCTATGACCCATTTGGAATCTATCGCATCCTCAGCAGTACTTTTCTACCTCGGTCTTCTTAATCTTTGTTTTCTTGTTCTATATTAAAGGAGAGTCAGATAACAGAAATATATACTTTCCTTCATTTGATTTTCATGATGTTGGATTAATTCTTTGTTCTTGCAATGCAGGTACGTGCAGCAATCAAAGTAAAGGCTTCTGTAATTATTTGCTTCACTTCAACTGGGAGAGCTGCAAGGTtttctatatttatatttgtttattttattaattaaattttgatgcttcatcttttcttatttttattatggaGTAGATATTTATTATGACTGTTTTCCTTCATTTTGGTATTCTGGTAGGTTAATTGCAAAGTATAGGCCAACAATGCCCGTAATGTCTGTAGTTGTCCCTAGGCTACAGACAAATCAACTCCGCTGGACTTTCACTGGTGCTTTTGAGGTTTATTGTTCATATGATTGTTCTCTGGTTTTCGTAATAATGCACAAGGCAAATGCCTTTGTCAACTAGATAAACTTGTTACTAGTCAGACAATCCTGCAAAAGTAAGCAGATAGCTACAATGTTTGGTTATCCTTGCTCTGGGGGAGATAGATTAAGTTGGCCTCTTTCTAGAATCTCACttgcgtttggttgggaggaatgaaaatataggaataggaatgggaatgggaatagtaataggaatggaatggaataaaatttaaaatgcataaaaaaattgataaaaaaataattaattttttttttgttacattggaatggtcattcattcctttttaaaatggaatagccattccaccaaaatggtggaaagagcattccattggaatgtcattccaatattttaaaatgcaaccaaacaaaggaatggaatgaaaattgtttcctttccattccattccatttcattacctccaaccaaacgccaccttagagAAATACTTTTTGCTGGCTCTTTACATATATTTGTAGTAAATTTACATCTATTTCCTAATTTTGTGACAGGTAAGGCAATCACAAATTATCCGAGGCATTTTTCCCATGCTTGCAGATCCTCGACATCCTGTAAGATTTATTCCATTAATTGAGATGATTCAGCTTCATAATTTTTCGtacttctttttaaaaaaataattaattcagaAAGTTTATGAAGTTTTAAAGTTTAATCTACAACAGTGTAACTTCTAGTTTACGTCAGAAGACTGGCatgctttgtttttatttcgtTATAAAAATGTGTTTTGAGAACATTTAACGTATTTGTTGAAAGCAAAAGCAATTAGTCAGATACCATTACTACCACGATATGACCACATTGGCAAATTCTTCGTACCTTAATTAATATATGCAGCATTTCAATCTTGCTTAGTTTTAGCTTTTGCAAGGCTAGAAGAGAGACTATTCAGTGTTTGTGTACACTCTTCTCTCACTTCCTGGGCCTTTAACTTAATTTCTTGGCGTAACTAAGTTTAAGCATGGTTGTATTTGCAGGCTGAATCTACTAGTGCAACAAACGAGTCTATTTTAAAAGTTGCCTTGGATCATGGAAAGGCCTCTGGTCTTATAAAGTCTCATGATCGAGTCGTTGTTTGTCAGAAAATTGGTGATGCATCTGTGGTGAAGATCATTGAGCTGGAAGACTAGAATTATTATTTGACctcgtttttttttcttttcttactaTGTATCCATAGTCTATCTATAATCTATATCAATAATTtataatctatatatctatctataatctatataacatatatataaagatgggtgatgattttttttggtttggtgAAGTTAAATGTGGATGTGGGTTTTTTCAGTTTAGTcaaattattttgtcattttgtaattattttattattttgttcattatgttatagataacttaatatttttaaatgttttcttttttaatttattattgtcatttttatttattttcatacgCTGATTTTTCCCCAACTACtttattgttgttaatttttttattattattttcaacatGCCTTTGTCCAAACTAATGTAttcttatcaatttttttattgttaattttaatatgtctttgtcatttttttctgtcactcaatattttttttaactttttcttattattgtcactttttttcaaaattttaatatactttacttttattgttgttagtttttttattattatttttaatattcctttctcatattcttttcaaatttgttaataTTCTATAGGAGAATTATtctgtatattatttttaaaaaaatttaaagtttgaGTTGTTCTTTAATTGCTTCGGTAGTTTTTATGTAAGTTTATATGTGGATTTTGGTTACGATTCAGATTGTTTTGTTAGTTGCTAAGtgaattttcataaaaatacaaaaaatatatatattttgaaatgtaaaaataaaaaattcctatattatataattataactaTTATCATAtattcaatttcaaaaaaaaaaaaaaaaactattatcacatatttttataaaaatttaagaattttttaaaaaatctttgctattgttattatttttaatatggctttatcattttttttttgtca is a window from the Cannabis sativa cultivar Pink pepper isolate KNU-18-1 chromosome 1, ASM2916894v1, whole genome shotgun sequence genome containing:
- the LOC115706460 gene encoding pyruvate kinase 1, cytosolic isoform X1 produces the protein MHGNQLLLEEPIRMASILEPSKPTVYPSMTKIVGTLGPKSRSVEIISDCLNAGMCVARFDFSWGDIDFHQETLDNLRKAVKSTDKLCAVLLDTVGPELQVVNKAEHPISLEADTLIVLTPDQEKEATSNLLPINFRGLAKAVKKGDTIFIGQYLFTGSETTSVWLEVSEISGEDVVCIIKNSATLAGSLYTLHVSQIRIDLPTLTDNDKKVISTWGVKNKIDFLSLSYTRHAEDVRHARDFISKLGDLNQTQIFAKIENIEGLTHFDEILQEADGIILSRGNLGIDLPPEKVFLFQKAAVYKCNMAGKPAVVTRVVDSMTENLRPTRAEATDVANAVLDGTDAIILGAETLRGVYPVETISIVGKICAEAEKVFNQDLYFKRTVKYVGEPMTHLESIASSAVRAAIKVKASVIICFTSTGRAARLIAKYRPTMPVMSVVVPRLQTNQLRWTFTGAFEVRQSQIIRGIFPMLADPRHPAESTSATNESILKVALDHGKASGLIKSHDRVVVCQKIGDASVVKIIELED
- the LOC115706460 gene encoding pyruvate kinase 1, cytosolic isoform X2, with translation MPFFILTSLRSVLLDTVGPELQVVNKAEHPISLEADTLIVLTPDQEKEATSNLLPINFRGLAKAVKKGDTIFIGQYLFTGSETTSVWLEVSEISGEDVVCIIKNSATLAGSLYTLHVSQIRIDLPTLTDNDKKVISTWGVKNKIDFLSLSYTRHAEDVRHARDFISKLGDLNQTQIFAKIENIEGLTHFDEILQEADGIILSRGNLGIDLPPEKVFLFQKAAVYKCNMAGKPAVVTRVVDSMTENLRPTRAEATDVANAVLDGTDAIILGAETLRGVYPVETISIVGKICAEAEKVFNQDLYFKRTVKYVGEPMTHLESIASSAVRAAIKVKASVIICFTSTGRAARLIAKYRPTMPVMSVVVPRLQTNQLRWTFTGAFEVRQSQIIRGIFPMLADPRHPAESTSATNESILKVALDHGKASGLIKSHDRVVVCQKIGDASVVKIIELED